The sequence GGGGCAGGCATCGCTCACAGTCGAACTGTAGTTCTCCCCTCGCTGCCCGTCAAGTTCTTGAGCGGGGGAGATCGAGGAGGGTGAAGTAGTTTGTTCTGCCTCGCGGTCCCGTCGGGGTGCCGCCGACGACAATGACGGAGTCGCCGGGCGAAGCGAGCCCTTCGGCCAGCAGCCGTTCCTGCAGTGCGGAAAGCGTCTCGTCCATCGTCGGCTTGAACGGCTGATAGATGGCGGTCACCCCCCACCACAGCGCCAGCGAACGGCGCACCTCCTCGCTCTCGGTCACGGCGATGATCGGGGTCGTTGGCCGGAAACTGGAGATCAGCCGCGCCGTGAAGCCGCTCCGGGTCATGGCGACGAGCGCGCGGGCGTGGATTCCGCTCGCGAGGACACACGCTGCCTGCGCGATCGCTTCAGAGCGCCCGCCGTGCGGCTCCAGTTGGGTCGGGCGCGTCACCTCGGCGGCCTCCGCGCTCGTGGCGATGCGGCTCATGGTCTCAACGGCGAGCACTGGATAGCGCCCGGTGGCAGTCTCGGCCGACAGCATGACGGCATCTGCGGAGTCGAAAATCGCGTTCGCGACGTCAGACACCTCGGCGCGCGTCGGGCGTTCCTGCACTGTCATCGATTCGAGCATCTGGGTGGCAACGATCACTGGCCGGCGGTGCGCGCGCGCTTGCCGCGTAATCCGCTTCTGGATCGCCGGCACCTGTTCCAACGGCACTTCGACGCCGAGGTCCCCGCGCGCCACCATCACGCCGTCGGAAACAGAGAGAATGCGGTCGAGGTGGTCGACCGCCTGCGGCTTCTCGATCTTGGCGATGACCGGCGTCTTGGCGCCGAGGGAACTGATGAACTGCTTCGCCTCGCGAACATCATCAGGACGCCGGACAAACGAGAGCGCAACGTAATCCACCCCGATCCGAAGCCCGTGCTGCAGGTCGTCGCGATCTTTCTGCGTCAACGCATGGGCCGACACTGTCACTCCCGGCAGATTGATCCCTTGGCGCTCCCGAAGGACACCGCCAGTGACGACCTGGGTCCGGACGGAGTCGTAGTCCACGTCGAGCACGACGAGGCTGATAGCGCCGTCGGAAAGGAGAATGCGGTCGCCCGGACGGACATCGGTGGGGAGGCTGAGATAGTTCGTCGAAATCATCTCCGGCGTGCCGAGCACCGGACGGGTCGTGATGATCAGCTCCTGCCCCGCGTGGAGCTCGATGGGCTGGCCGTCGACGTTGCGGCCGGTGCGGATCTTCGGTCCCTGCAGGTCGAGCAGGACCGCAACGTTGCGGCGGGCACGCGCGGCCGCCTCGCGGACGAGTTTCGTCAGCCGTTCACGCTCGCTCGGTGTGCTGTGCGAGCAGTTGAGCCGGGCGACGTCCATCCCGGCGATAACGAGCTGCTCGATCGTCGACGGCTCGCACGACGCCGGCCCGAGCGTCGCGACGATCTTGGTGCGGCGTGCCACGCGAGGCTACGATGACGCGCCGGCAGGGGCGCGGATCAAAGCAAGATCGAGATGCGCCGCAACGAGGTCGGCGACGAGCGGGACATTCGCTGGAACGCTGAAGCGCGACGTCGGGAACAGCTCTTCGAGTTGCTCCATGACAGCAAGGGTATCCTGCTTGACCATGATAAGCGGGACATCTTCTTCTTCGGCGCGTGCTAGCACGATCGGATTTGGCACGATATTGCCGGCCAGCACGAGACAGCGCGTATCGGTCTCGAGCGCCGCGAGGTGAATATCCGGCCGGCTGCCGTGAGCGATGACTGCTTTCCGGCGGAAGCGCTGGAAGTACTCCGACGCTTTGCCCAGGACGACCGTTCCGACCATGAAATGCTCGACGACCTCGCCGGCCCGGTGGTGACTGTTCATGATCTGGCCGCCAAGGTGGTCAGCGAGCTGCTGCACGGTCACCGCTGACAGCGTCTCCTCGAACGGGATCGCCCCGAGGAAACGCCCCCCGCGCGCCTGAAAGAACCGGCGGAAGCGCTCCTCGGCGCCGCTCCACCGCTGTCGGGGCACCGCGTTGATCACCACGCCGAGCAGCCGTTCGCCGACAGCCTCATGGGCGGCGAGCGCCTCGTCGACGACGGCATCGCTCTCGTAGCGCGCCACGACGATCACCGACGCCTCTAAGGCGTCGGCCAGTTCCCGCGCCGAGAGACCGAGCGCGCGCCCTTGGGCGGGGGCGGCGCCGCCCTCGACGATCACAACCTCCTTTCCCGCTCCGGCGTCGCGTGCGGCAGCGATCACTGCCTCGCGGTCGAACGGCTGGCCATCGAGCAGCTTGCCGAGTGCGGCGCCGCCGAGCGAGGCCCCTGCTGCCGGGTTGGCCACGCCGAGCAGTGTGCCGAGGAAGCGGGCATCCGGCGACGAGGCGGGCGGCGTGTCATCCGCCTCAAATGCTTTGAAGTAGCCGACACTGCGGCCGTCGCGCCGGAGGAGCTCCGCGAGCGCCGCTGCCAGCATGGTCTTGCCCGCCCGAGGGCGCGTGGAAACGATCACTAGTGAGTGCAAGTTGTGCCTCCGTACCGAACTCCGCGCTCGGGACGCTCAACGCGCGTCTAGCGCGGCGAACCGCGCCCGCTTCGATTATAGGACTACCGCGCTTCTGAGACGACGGCCGCGCCACGGCATTCCCCGCTCAGCGCGCTCTCCGTCATCCGGCAGGGAACGGGGCGTCGGCCGCGCCCGCTGCTTAGCGCAGGCCTTGGCGGCGGAGGAACGGTGGGATATCGATATCCTGAACGCCGGGGTCGATTGTGGGCAAGCTCGGCAATGTCCGCGGACGGTCGGCCGCCGGCTGGGGCTGGGAAACCGGCCGCCCCTGCGGCTGGTAGAGCGGCGGTTGCGCTTCGGCTTGGCGCGTCTGCAGGCGGGCATCGAACCCGGTGGCGACGACCGTGATCCGAACCGTCTGATCGAGCGTCGGGTCGAAGGTCATACCGAAAATGATGTTCGCGTCCGGGTCTGCCGCTTTGCTGATGATCTCCGCCGCTTCGTCCACCTCGTAGAGCGTGAGATCTTCTCCACCTGAGACAACGAACAGTACGCCCTTCGCGCCGTCGATCGACTGGTCGAGCAGCGGGCTATTGATCGCCATGCGGGCGGCGTCGGCGGCGCGGGTGTCGCCGTGCCCTTCCCCAATCCCCATTAGCGCCGAGCCCGCGTCTTTCATGATTGAGCGCACGTCAGCGAAGTCGACGTTGATCTCGCCGGGAACGGTGATCAGCTCCGAGATCCCTTGGATGCCTTGGCGCAGGACGTCATCCGCATATTTGAATGCGTCGCGGGCGCGCGCCTTCTTGTCGAGCACGGCTTTGAGCCGATCGTTCGGGATGACAATGATGGTATCGACCTTCTCCTTCAGGCGGAGAATGCCCTCCTCGGCGTACATCCGGCGCTTGTTGCCCTCCCAGCTGAAGGGACGGGTCACGACCGCAACCGTGAGGGCGCCGGCTTCGCGGGCGAGCTCGGCGACAACGGGAGCGGCGCCGGTTCCCGTGCCTCCGCCCATGCCCGCGGTAATGAACACCATGTCGGCGCCGCTGATGACCGAGAGGATCTCGTCGCGGCTTTCCTCAGCTGCCTTCATGCCCTGCTCCGGGTTGCCCCCGCAGCCAAGACCCTTCGTCAGCCGGTCGCCGATGCGGACCCGCGTTGGGGCTTCGGAGCGAATGAGGGCTTGGGCATCGGTGTTGATAGCGATGAATTCCACCCCCCGAATGCCCTCTTGAATCATGTGATCGACCGCGTTGCTGCCGGCGCCGCCCACGCCGATGACTTTGATGACGGCGACGTTTTCGTGCTCGGCCGAGTCGTACATGGACCCGTTCCTTTCTCTCCGGTACCCGGCCCCGTCAATTTCGCCCTCGGAGGGCCGGCTCGGATTGTGACATAGGCTCCTCGCCCATGCAAGCAAGAAAGCCAGCGATGGCTCCCTCGTTTGCTCGCTTCGGCGCAGGTTAGGAGGGGAGCAGTTCGCGTGCCCAGCCGATCAAGCGGCGGGCAAGCGCTGCTCCTCCTGACCGCCGCTTTGCCGGGTGAGCGGTCCGCGAGTCGACCTCGCTTGCTCGCAGCCCCCACAGCAGCAGCCCGACGCTCGTCGCGTAGGCAGGGTCGGAGACGGTATCAGTCAGCCCGCGAAGGCGGCGCGGCCGGCCCACGCGGACCGGCATCCGATAGGCCTCGCGCGCGAAGGCGTCGATCCCAACCAGATTGGCGCTTCCGCCCGTCAGGACGATGCCGGCCGGCAGCAAGCCGTCGTAGCCCGAGCGCTTCACGTCGGCGATGATCATCTGGAGGATGTCGTCAACGCGCGCTTCGACGATCTCGCAGAGGTGGCGGCGCGACTCCTGCCGTTTCTCCTCGGCGCCAAACGCCGGCAGATCGATCAGGTCATTGGGGGGAACGAGCCGGGGCTGTGCTTGGGCGTAGCGCGCTTTCAGCTCCTCCGCCACTTGGAACGAGGTGCGCAGCGTCACTGCGATGTCATTCGAGAGGTGCCAGCCGCCGACCGGAAGACAGGACGTATGCCATACCGCGCCGTCGACGAAGAGCGCTACGTCCGTCGTGCCGCCGCCGATATCGGCAAGGAGGACCCCCATCTCCTTCTCTTCCTCGCTCAGCACTGCCTCCGCCGAGGCGAGCGGCTGGAGCACGAGGTCGTCCACATCGACGCCGGCCAAGTTGACGCACTTTGTCAGGTTCTGGATCGATGTCGTCGCGCCAGAGATAAGGTGGGTCTCAACTTCGAGCCGAAACCCGTGCATGCCGATCGGGTTCTTCACCCCTTCTTGGCCGTCGACCGTATAGGAGCGCGGGATGATGTGGATCAGCTCGCGGTTGGAGGGGATCGGGATCGCGCGCGCCGACTCGATCACCCGCGTCGAGTCGTCCAGCGTGATCACCCGGTCGGGATGGGTGATGGCGATCACGCCGCGGTTGTTTTGCGAGCGGATGTGGTCGCCCGAGATGCCGACGTAGGCGGAGACGATCTTAAAACCGCTTGTTCGCTCCGCTTTCTCGATTGAGGCAACCACAGACCCCACGGTCGCGTCGAGGTCGACAATCGAACCTTTCTTCAGCCCCCGAGCCGGAGCAACCCCGACGCCCAGGATCTCTGTTTCCCCGCCGCGGCCCCGGCCACCAACAAGGGTACAGATTTTTGTCGTTCCGATGTCGATCGCCGCGATTACTCGGTCGTTTCCCACTGCCGCCTACCGGATGAATGGCCGGGCGCCGAAGCGGAGATCGACTGCGGTGAACGAGATCTTGCGGGCGCGGGCCGTCTCGACAATCGCTTTCAGCGTCGCGAGTTTGTACTCAAGGTCTTCGCCGTCCCCAAACCGGGCTTGCCAGCCTCCGTCGGTGATGACGAGCAGCCCTCCTCTCTCACTATACTCGAACCGCTTCGCTTTCACCCCCACCAGCGGCGGCAGCGCGCGGTCGAGCGCTACCGCCAGCTTGACGGGCTCAGGCGGGACGCGGGCGCCCGGCTTCAGCGGAGCACTGCTCCCAGAGATCACGACCGGAAGCGTCGGCGCTGCTTGGGGGATCACCTCAAGCACGACCCCTTCCTCGTCAATGAGATAGCGTGTGCTCCCTGCCTGCCAGATCGCCCACGGCGTCCGTTCTTCGAGCGTCAGTTCGATTTCCCCCGGCAGGCGGCGCGTTACGGTGACGCTCTTGATCCGCGGAAGAGCGGTCAGCGACTCGGCGATCGCGCGGTCCGACACTTCGAGCACATGCCGCCCCTCCAGGCGCGCTGCCGCGATCACGTCGCCGGGGGAGATCGTTTGAAGACCGCGAACGTGCACCTGAGAGACCCGGAACATCGGCTGATTATAGAGAGTAACGAGACCTGCAGCCACGAGAGGCGCCGCCAGCAGGGGGAGGACGCGTTGCCATGAGGGGAGGGGGATCGCCGCGAGCCGAAGGTATACCCGCCGCCAGAGCGCCCGCCGAGGAGAACGGCCGGCGACCCGACGGCGGCCGAAGGCCCAGCTGATACTGCTCTGGCGCACAGCGAAGTTCACCGCTCCGCCTCGCCCACAATCTGGATCTCCAACTCGAGGAAGACACCCCACTGCGCGAAGACCCGCTCACGGACGAGGTCAACGAGCGCAAGCACGTCGGCTGCGGTGGCACCGCCCAAGTTGAGCATGAAGTTCCCATGCAAGTCGGAGACGCGCACCGCCCCGACCTGCGCACCTTTCAGATTCGCCCGCTCGATCAGCCAGCCCGCCGCGGCTTCCGGCGGGTTCTTGAAAATTGAGCCCGCCCCGGCGCCGACGGGCTGCGTTCGGCGGCGGTACTGCGAGTATTGCGCGACGGCAGCGCGCAACGTAAGAGGATCGCCGCGGCGGAGCGCGAACTTGGCGGCAAGGACGACCGGCCGCGGACAGGAGGGGGCTGCCTCCTTGAGTAGGCTGGCGCGGTACGTCAGCCCCAGTTCCGCTGCCGGCCGCCACACCGGCACGTCGCTCGCCGGGTGGAGAAGAAGGGCGGCGGTCATGCTGCTCGCCATCTCACCGCCGTGCGCGCCGGCGTTGTTGACGACTGCGCCGCCGACAGTGCCGGGAATATCCACCGCCCATTCGAGCCCTGCCCAGCCCGCCAGCGCCGTTCGCCTCGCCAATGCCGCAAGCGGCATCCCCGCCTCGACCGTCAGCTCGAGCGTCTCAGCAGCCGGCTGTTCGTTAGCAAGAGCAAGCGCTTCCTCCAGCGAACGTTGGCGCGGCGGCCGACTGCCGGACGGCTCGCCCATCACTTGCCGAGCACGGCTCTCAATGACGACGCCCCGGACCCCGCCGTCGAGCACGAGGAGGTTGCTCCCTCCTCCGATCACGAGGACGGGGAGGTCCTCTTCCCACGCCGCCCGCACCGCGGCAATCAGCTGGGGGAGTGTCCGCGCTTGGACATAGGCGTCTGCCGGACCGCCGATGCGGAAGGTCGTGTGCTTCGCGAGCGGCTCGTCGAACCGCACCGGGACAACCCCGCGCAGCCGCGCCGCGAACGCAGTTCGCCGCTCGTTCATCTGGTGAGCCGTTCGAGCACAAGCCCGGCTGCCCGGGAGATATCGCCGGCGCCGATGAGCGCGAGCACATCGCCCGGCCGCAGTTCTGCCGCTACGGCTGCGGCCGACTCTTCGACTGACCCGGTTGCGCGCACGTCAGGATGCTGAATCGCCGCAGCGAGGTCCGCAGCGCGGATGCCCCACACATCGCGCTCGCGAGCGGGGTAGATATCGGCGATACGGACGAGGTCGGCCTCGCCGAAGGCGGTCGCAAACTCCGGCAAGAGCAGCTTCGTCCGGCTGAAGGTATGGGGCTGATGGAGGCAGACAATCCGCCGCCGCGGATAGGCCACGCGCAGCGCCGCGAGCGCAACCCGGATCTCCGTCGGATGATGGCTGTAATCATCGATCACGAGCACGCCGTTCGCTTCCCCCACCGGCTCCAGCCGCCGCTTGGCTCCTCGGAAGCGTTCCAGCGCCGCGGCCGCCGTCTCGACCGCAACCCCCGCTGCGCTTGTCGCCGCGAGCGCGCCGAGCGCGTTTTGCACATTATGCCGCCCCGGCACCGCGAGCCGAACCGTGAGCGCATGGTCGCCGGCAAGCCGAAACTGGCTGCTGCTCCCCTCGAGCGTAATCGCCTCTGCCCGCCACGTTCCCCCCGCGAGGCCATAGGTGTCGACGGCGCAGCCCGTCTCCTCCCAATGCCACCCGCGCAGCCACGGGTCATCCCAGCAGAGGATCAAGCGCGAGCGCACCTGGCGGGCGAACTGGCGGAAGGCGGCGCGGATTTCGGCAAGATCACGGTAGAGGTCGAGGTGGTCTGCTTCGACGTTCGTAATCACCGCGATCTCCGGAGCGAGATGGAGAAAGCTCCGGTCGTACTCGTCAGCCTCGGCGACCAGCCAGGGGCCGGCGCCTCTCCTCGCGTTCGTGTCGAGGCCGCGGATCACTCCTCCGACGAGGAAGGTCGGGTCCTCTCCCGCCTCAAGGAGAATGTGGGCGATCATCGCGCTGGTCGTCGTCTTGCCGTGCGTGCCGGCGACCGCAATCCCGCGCCGTCCTGCCATCAGCTGGCCGAGCAGCGCTCCCCGCTTGATAATCGGGATCCCAGCAGCGCGCGCCGCCTCGAGTTCCGGGTTGTCCGCCGGGATTGCGGCGCTCACCACTACCAGCTGGGCATCGCCGATATTGGCTGCCGCATGGCCTTCGTACAGCTGCGCGCCTCGCGCGGCGAGCCGTTTCGCAAGGGGCCCTAACGACAAATCTGACCCGCTGATGCGATGGCCATCCTCCTGCAGCACCGTTGCGAGGGCGCTCATCCCGATGCCCCCGATGCCGACAAAATGGATCCGGTCTGGCAGTTTCATTGCTTCCCCAGCTCAAGAACGAGACCCCCGAGCGCGGCGGCAGCATCGGGGCGGGCAAGCGCGCGGGCAGCGGTCG comes from Dehalococcoidia bacterium and encodes:
- a CDS encoding FtsQ-type POTRA domain-containing protein — encoded protein: MFRVSQVHVRGLQTISPGDVIAAARLEGRHVLEVSDRAIAESLTALPRIKSVTVTRRLPGEIELTLEERTPWAIWQAGSTRYLIDEEGVVLEVIPQAAPTLPVVISGSSAPLKPGARVPPEPVKLAVALDRALPPLVGVKAKRFEYSERGGLLVITDGGWQARFGDGEDLEYKLATLKAIVETARARKISFTAVDLRFGARPFIR
- the ftsZ gene encoding cell division protein FtsZ; the encoded protein is MYDSAEHENVAVIKVIGVGGAGSNAVDHMIQEGIRGVEFIAINTDAQALIRSEAPTRVRIGDRLTKGLGCGGNPEQGMKAAEESRDEILSVISGADMVFITAGMGGGTGTGAAPVVAELAREAGALTVAVVTRPFSWEGNKRRMYAEEGILRLKEKVDTIIVIPNDRLKAVLDKKARARDAFKYADDVLRQGIQGISELITVPGEINVDFADVRSIMKDAGSALMGIGEGHGDTRAADAARMAINSPLLDQSIDGAKGVLFVVSGGEDLTLYEVDEAAEIISKAADPDANIIFGMTFDPTLDQTVRITVVATGFDARLQTRQAEAQPPLYQPQGRPVSQPQPAADRPRTLPSLPTIDPGVQDIDIPPFLRRQGLR
- the murC gene encoding UDP-N-acetylmuramate--L-alanine ligase; translated protein: MKLPDRIHFVGIGGIGMSALATVLQEDGHRISGSDLSLGPLAKRLAARGAQLYEGHAAANIGDAQLVVVSAAIPADNPELEAARAAGIPIIKRGALLGQLMAGRRGIAVAGTHGKTTTSAMIAHILLEAGEDPTFLVGGVIRGLDTNARRGAGPWLVAEADEYDRSFLHLAPEIAVITNVEADHLDLYRDLAEIRAAFRQFARQVRSRLILCWDDPWLRGWHWEETGCAVDTYGLAGGTWRAEAITLEGSSSQFRLAGDHALTVRLAVPGRHNVQNALGALAATSAAGVAVETAAAALERFRGAKRRLEPVGEANGVLVIDDYSHHPTEIRVALAALRVAYPRRRIVCLHQPHTFSRTKLLLPEFATAFGEADLVRIADIYPARERDVWGIRAADLAAAIQHPDVRATGSVEESAAAVAAELRPGDVLALIGAGDISRAAGLVLERLTR
- a CDS encoding DRTGG domain-containing protein, with translation MIVSTRPRAGKTMLAAALAELLRRDGRSVGYFKAFEADDTPPASSPDARFLGTLLGVANPAAGASLGGAALGKLLDGQPFDREAVIAAARDAGAGKEVVIVEGGAAPAQGRALGLSARELADALEASVIVVARYESDAVVDEALAAHEAVGERLLGVVINAVPRQRWSGAEERFRRFFQARGGRFLGAIPFEETLSAVTVQQLADHLGGQIMNSHHRAGEVVEHFMVGTVVLGKASEYFQRFRRKAVIAHGSRPDIHLAALETDTRCLVLAGNIVPNPIVLARAEEEDVPLIMVKQDTLAVMEQLEELFPTSRFSVPANVPLVADLVAAHLDLALIRAPAGASS
- the ftsA gene encoding cell division protein FtsA; protein product: MGNDRVIAAIDIGTTKICTLVGGRGRGGETEILGVGVAPARGLKKGSIVDLDATVGSVVASIEKAERTSGFKIVSAYVGISGDHIRSQNNRGVIAITHPDRVITLDDSTRVIESARAIPIPSNRELIHIIPRSYTVDGQEGVKNPIGMHGFRLEVETHLISGATTSIQNLTKCVNLAGVDVDDLVLQPLASAEAVLSEEEKEMGVLLADIGGGTTDVALFVDGAVWHTSCLPVGGWHLSNDIAVTLRTSFQVAEELKARYAQAQPRLVPPNDLIDLPAFGAEEKRQESRRHLCEIVEARVDDILQMIIADVKRSGYDGLLPAGIVLTGGSANLVGIDAFAREAYRMPVRVGRPRRLRGLTDTVSDPAYATSVGLLLWGLRASEVDSRTAHPAKRRSGGAALARRLIGWARELLPS
- the pyk gene encoding pyruvate kinase → MARRTKIVATLGPASCEPSTIEQLVIAGMDVARLNCSHSTPSERERLTKLVREAAARARRNVAVLLDLQGPKIRTGRNVDGQPIELHAGQELIITTRPVLGTPEMISTNYLSLPTDVRPGDRILLSDGAISLVVLDVDYDSVRTQVVTGGVLRERQGINLPGVTVSAHALTQKDRDDLQHGLRIGVDYVALSFVRRPDDVREAKQFISSLGAKTPVIAKIEKPQAVDHLDRILSVSDGVMVARGDLGVEVPLEQVPAIQKRITRQARAHRRPVIVATQMLESMTVQERPTRAEVSDVANAIFDSADAVMLSAETATGRYPVLAVETMSRIATSAEAAEVTRPTQLEPHGGRSEAIAQAACVLASGIHARALVAMTRSGFTARLISSFRPTTPIIAVTESEEVRRSLALWWGVTAIYQPFKPTMDETLSALQERLLAEGLASPGDSVIVVGGTPTGPRGRTNYFTLLDLPRSRT
- the murB gene encoding UDP-N-acetylmuramate dehydrogenase, with amino-acid sequence MNERRTAFAARLRGVVPVRFDEPLAKHTTFRIGGPADAYVQARTLPQLIAAVRAAWEEDLPVLVIGGGSNLLVLDGGVRGVVIESRARQVMGEPSGSRPPRQRSLEEALALANEQPAAETLELTVEAGMPLAALARRTALAGWAGLEWAVDIPGTVGGAVVNNAGAHGGEMASSMTAALLLHPASDVPVWRPAAELGLTYRASLLKEAAPSCPRPVVLAAKFALRRGDPLTLRAAVAQYSQYRRRTQPVGAGAGSIFKNPPEAAAGWLIERANLKGAQVGAVRVSDLHGNFMLNLGGATAADVLALVDLVRERVFAQWGVFLELEIQIVGEAER